TACCGGAGGCCACTCGGTCTGACCAGAGCCGCGCCCCCTCGGCCTTTACACGCCGTCGATCCGCGCGTACACTCGCCCTCCGTTCCCGCCGGATTCCCTTCAGGACCGGAGAGTCGCCGATGGCCGGCAGAGCCTACGACCTGACGCCCAGAGACGTGCCGAAAGTGAACACGAAGTACCGCCGCATCCGGACGAAGATCCCCGTGCCGCAGTCCCTGGAGGTCCTGGAGGAACTCCGAAGGTACGAGCCGGTATCCATGACGGGCCAGCCGCCCGTCGTGTGGGATCGTGCCGAGGGCTGCCAGGTCTACGACCGCTGGGACAACATGTGGCTCGACTGGAGTTCGGGCGTGCTGGTGGCGAACGCCGGGCACGGCCGCCGGGAGATCTGCGACGCCATCGTCGAGCAGACCCGGCACCCCCTGCTGCACAACTACTGCTTCCCGAGCGCCGTGCGCGCCGACCTTGCCCGGCGGCTCGCGGACGTCAGCCCCGACGGACTCGATAAGGTCTTCCTGCTGACCACGGGTTCGGACGCCACCGAGTGCGCCGTCAAGCTGAGCCGCACGCACGGCCGGGCCGTCGGCGGCGACCGGAAGATCGGCATCGTCAGCTACATCGGCGCCTTCCACGGCCGCACCCTCGGCGCCCAGATGATCGGCGGAGTGCCGGACCTCAAGGAGTGGATCGTCAACCTCGACCCGTCCATGTGGCAGGTGCCGTTCCCGGACGGCTACTGGGAAGAGGACGGCTCCTTCGACCTGTTCCTGCGGAGCCTGGACGAGCAGGGCGTCACGCCCGACATGGTCGCCGGCGTCATCATGGAGAGCTACCAGGGCGCGGGCGCCAGCTTCGCCCCCGTCCGGTACGTGCAGGCCCTCGCCGAGTGGTGCAGGGAGCACGACGTGGTTCTGACCATGGACGAGGTGCAGGCGGGCTTCGGCCGTTCGGGCAGGATGTTCTCCTTCGAGCACTACGGCATCGTGCCGGACCTCATCTGCTGCGGCAAGGGCATCAGCAGCGGGCTGCCCCTGAGCGCCGTGATCGGCCGGCCCGCGCTGATGGACCAGTATCCGCCCGGCTCGATGACGAGCACGCACAGCGGCAATCCCGTCTGCTGCGCCGCCGCGCGCGCCAGCCTCGAAGTGATCCTGAATGACGACCTCGTCGGCAACGCCGCGCGCATGGGCGACGTGCTGCACGCCGGGCTCAACCAGCTGAAGGCGAAGTATCCGAAGATCATCGCCGACGTGCAGGGCAAGGGCCTGGTGGCGGGCGTCCACGTCGTCAAGGGCCCGAAGAAGCCGGATCACGATCTGGCCTTCGACGTCGTCTGCAAGTGCATGGAGAAGGGCCTGCTGATGTTCAGCCCCGTCGGCAAGTCCACGGTGAAGATCGCGCCGCCCCTCTGCGTCACCGAAGAGCAGGTGCGCGAGGGCGTGGCCACGCTGGCGGAGGCGTTCGCCGAGGCCATCGCCGCCCGCGAAGGGTAGGGGGCGAGCCGCAACATGGCGCACTGCAGTTGCGATTGACATTGACAGGCCCGTCCCTTTTGGTAGAATGGCCAAGAAGCCGGTGCGGGTCGGCACAACTCGAAGCCATGGCCCGTTCGGCATGGTATCCGGTGAACTCTGGGGGCTGTCGGAGGGCGAACGGGATGCGCACTCGGAAGGTGCTGGCCGCGGCGATGCTGGCCGTGGCTGTCGGAGGTCTGACAGGCTGCACCTATATGGGCAGCCGCGGGCGCGATGCCCTGGACATCTTCGACGTCGGCGTGCTGGTCTCGGACCACGTCCGCCCGGATTTTGCGGCGTTCATGACGTTCTGGAACATGTTCCCGATGGGCTACGCCCACGTCGACGGCAAACTGATCGGCGTCGGCGGCGGCCGGGCGGGCGTTCAGGATTTCCGGCACGTGCACAGTTGGGGCGTGGTGGCATGGGGGGCGGAACAGCATTCCGTGGGCGACCCGGGCGGCGACGTCGGCGCGCCGGCTCGCTACGACCAGGGGTTCTTCCGGCTGGCGCTCGGGGCGGAGAACCGGCCCGTGCGGGAGAGTTACTTCGAGTGTGACCGCACGTTCGTGCTGGGCTGGGTCGGCCTGCATCTCCGGGTCAAGCTGGACGATCTGGCCGATTTCGTGGCCGGCTGGTTCGGGGCGGACATCATGCATGACGACATCCGCGCCGGAGCCGAACAAAGCTGACGGCGGCTCCCAGCGCTGACGGAGGCCCGCCCCGAGAGACTCTGGACAGGGAGCCGGATATTTGGGACAATCGCCAAGTATGAAAGCCTGCGACCAGTTCACAGAACGGGCCGCCATCCTGAAGGCGCTGGCGCATCCGAGCCGGCTGATGATGGTGGACGAACTGTCTCGCGGCGAGCGCTGTGTCTGCGAGTTGACCGACCTGGTCGGAGCGGACATCTCGACCGTGTCCAAGCACCTGTCCTTGCTGAAAGACGCCGGCATCGTGGACTGCTCGCGCGACGGCGTGAAGGTCTTCTACCGCCTGCGGGTGCCCTGCGTGATCAACTTCTTCGCCTGCATCGAAGCCGTGTGCGAGGAGAACGCACGCTGCGGGTTACGGAACAGGGAGAGCTGAGGCGCCCCCTTTTTTGCGTCATTTATTGGCGAGACGGCCAAACAAAGGCTGGAGAACGGCTTGAAATCGGAGTGGAAGAAACTCGCGCTGATCGTCGCCGTTTTCGCGGCATGCTTCTATCTGCCGGTGGGGCGCGAGCGGTTCGACGGGGCGGTGCTGGAGTCCCTGCACCTGGCGAAATGGTATGCGCGCGAGCACGTGCTGCTCTGCCTCGTGCCGGCCTTCTTCATCGCCGGGGCCATCGCGGTCTTCGTCAGCCAGGCCTCGGTGATGAAGTACCTCGGCGCACGGGCGAACAAGGCCCTCGCATACGGCGTTGCGTCCGTGTCCGGGACGATCCTCGCCGTCTGCTCCTGTACGGTACTGCCGCTGTTCGCGGGCATCTACCGCATGGGGGCGGGGCTCGGGCCGGCGACGGCGTTCCTCTACTCCGGTCCGGCCATCAACGTCCTGGCCATTGTCCTGACGGCGCGCGTGCTCGGCCTGGAGCTGGGCGCGGCCCGGGCGGTGGGCGCCATCCTGTTCAGCGTGGTCATCGGCCTGCTCATGCACGCCATCTTCCGCAGGGAAGAGATCGAGAAGATGAATGCCCAGGCGGCGATGCCGGAACCGGAAGCCGGCCGCCCGCTCTGGCAGAACGTCCTGTATTTCGCGTCCATGGTCGGCATCCTCGTCTTCGCCAACTGGGGGCGTCCACAGGAAGCGACGGGCCTCTGGCACGCCGTCTACTCAAGCAAGTGGCTCATCACCGGCGCGTTCGCGCTGGCCTTCGGCGCGATCCTGGCGGCATGGTTCGGTCTGACGTGGTGGAAGGTCCTCGCGGCGGCCGCCCCGACGGCGCTGGCGGCAGTGCTGTTCCCGCAGGCGCCGATGGTGCCTTTCGCCGTGGGCGTGGCCGGCCTGGCGGCGATCACCGGCTCCACGCCCGGAGAGCCGCGCGACTGGCTCGACCAGATGTGGGGATTCGCCAAACAGATACTGCCGCTGCTGCTGATCGGCGTGCTGATTGCGGGCGCCCTCTTGGGACGCCCGGGTCACGAGGGGCTCATACCGTCCGGCTGGGTGAGCGGCGCCGTCGGCGGCAATTCGCTGCGCGCCAACCTGTTCGCGTCCGTCGCGGGCGCGTTCATGTACTTCGCCACGCTGACGGAGGTGCCGATCCTGCAGGGGCTGATCGGCGCCGGCATGGGCAAGGGGCCTGCGCTGGCGCTGCTTCTGGCCGGGCCGGCGCTGAGCCTGCCCAGCATGCTCGTCATCCGCAGCATCATAGGCACGAAGAGAACGGTCGTCTACGTGACGCTCGTGGTCGTGATGGCCACCGTCAGCGGGGTGCTCTACGGCTCGATCTGGGGCTGAGGGATGCGGAAGGACGCTCGGGAACGCGTCTGCCGGTCGGCGTCCGACGGCGGGCGCACTGTTCACCACTGCCTTGTGGGC
The Candidatus Brocadiaceae bacterium genome window above contains:
- a CDS encoding aspartate aminotransferase family protein, whose product is MAGRAYDLTPRDVPKVNTKYRRIRTKIPVPQSLEVLEELRRYEPVSMTGQPPVVWDRAEGCQVYDRWDNMWLDWSSGVLVANAGHGRREICDAIVEQTRHPLLHNYCFPSAVRADLARRLADVSPDGLDKVFLLTTGSDATECAVKLSRTHGRAVGGDRKIGIVSYIGAFHGRTLGAQMIGGVPDLKEWIVNLDPSMWQVPFPDGYWEEDGSFDLFLRSLDEQGVTPDMVAGVIMESYQGAGASFAPVRYVQALAEWCREHDVVLTMDEVQAGFGRSGRMFSFEHYGIVPDLICCGKGISSGLPLSAVIGRPALMDQYPPGSMTSTHSGNPVCCAAARASLEVILNDDLVGNAARMGDVLHAGLNQLKAKYPKIIADVQGKGLVAGVHVVKGPKKPDHDLAFDVVCKCMEKGLLMFSPVGKSTVKIAPPLCVTEEQVREGVATLAEAFAEAIAAREG
- a CDS encoding winged helix-turn-helix transcriptional regulator encodes the protein MKACDQFTERAAILKALAHPSRLMMVDELSRGERCVCELTDLVGADISTVSKHLSLLKDAGIVDCSRDGVKVFYRLRVPCVINFFACIEAVCEENARCGLRNRES